A portion of the Pseudomonas synxantha BG33R genome contains these proteins:
- a CDS encoding FadR/GntR family transcriptional regulator, whose amino-acid sequence MNSIAQAVPEAALQAIRKLIKEQGFGPGDALPSQRDLAIRLGVSRASLREALSSLSALGVVSVQAGKGVFVLAPDPPSELAWPFAAQATPLDIFQLRYALEGFAAGLAAVTLTTDELDSLEDNVEAMRKVLKVGDFEAAARLDFEFHQRILLASGNQAMVSILSASAEVFLESQKLPFIRPDRAMETWQEHRKILRSLARRSSAAAQKTMQEHVRNAALRTGIVFVTAVTP is encoded by the coding sequence ATGAATTCCATCGCCCAAGCCGTACCGGAAGCGGCCTTGCAAGCCATCCGCAAACTGATCAAGGAACAAGGCTTTGGGCCGGGCGATGCATTGCCATCTCAGCGCGATTTGGCGATACGCTTGGGTGTGAGCCGGGCGTCGTTGCGCGAGGCCTTATCTTCCTTGAGCGCATTGGGTGTGGTCAGTGTGCAGGCGGGCAAGGGCGTTTTCGTGCTGGCGCCGGACCCGCCATCCGAGCTCGCCTGGCCGTTTGCGGCGCAGGCCACACCGCTGGACATCTTCCAGCTGCGTTACGCGCTTGAAGGGTTCGCTGCGGGTTTGGCGGCAGTCACATTGACCACGGACGAACTCGACAGCCTGGAAGACAATGTCGAGGCGATGCGCAAGGTCCTCAAAGTGGGTGACTTCGAAGCCGCCGCCCGGCTGGACTTCGAATTTCACCAGCGCATCCTGCTGGCCAGCGGCAACCAGGCCATGGTGAGTATTCTCAGTGCCAGCGCCGAGGTGTTTCTGGAGAGCCAGAAACTACCGTTCATCCGGCCGGACCGAGCCATGGAGACCTGGCAGGAACATCGCAAAATCCTGCGCTCCTTGGCCCGGCGCAGCAGTGCGGCAGCGCAGAAAACCATGCAGGAACACGTTCGCAATGCGGCGTTGCGAACAGGCATCGTGTTTGTGACTGCCGTGACGCCATGA
- a CDS encoding amino acid ABC transporter permease, giving the protein MSEFTFWDIVRNLLTGLQWTLLLSLVAFVGGGLIGLLVMTMRISRKAFPRNIARTYIELFQGTPLLMQLFLVFFGVALLGVDISPWLAAAIALTLFTSAYLAEIWRGCVDSIAHGQWEASASLALNPFEQLRFVILPQALRIAVAPTVGFSVQVVKGTAVTSIIGFTELTKTGGMLANATFEPFMVYGLVALGYFLLCYPLSLSARYLERRLHASA; this is encoded by the coding sequence ATGAGTGAGTTCACCTTCTGGGACATCGTGCGCAACTTGCTTACTGGCCTGCAGTGGACCCTGCTGCTGTCACTGGTAGCATTTGTGGGCGGTGGCCTGATCGGCCTGCTGGTGATGACGATGCGCATCAGCCGCAAAGCTTTCCCACGCAATATTGCCCGCACCTATATCGAACTGTTCCAGGGCACGCCCTTGCTGATGCAGTTGTTCCTGGTGTTTTTCGGCGTTGCCCTGCTTGGCGTGGACATATCGCCCTGGCTGGCCGCTGCAATCGCATTGACCCTGTTCACCAGCGCTTACCTGGCCGAAATCTGGCGCGGTTGCGTGGACTCCATCGCCCATGGCCAATGGGAAGCCTCGGCCAGTCTGGCCCTGAACCCTTTTGAGCAACTGCGTTTTGTGATCCTGCCCCAAGCGCTGCGCATTGCCGTCGCGCCAACGGTGGGTTTCTCGGTGCAGGTGGTCAAAGGCACCGCCGTGACCTCGATCATCGGTTTCACCGAACTGACCAAGACCGGCGGCATGCTCGCCAACGCCACCTTCGAGCCGTTTATGGTCTACGGCTTGGTGGCCCTCGGTTATTTCCTGCTCTGCTACCCCTTATCCCTCAGTGCGCGCTACCTGGAAAGGAGACTGCATGCCTCTGCTTAG
- the trxA gene encoding thioredoxin TrxA has product MSSDLIKHVSDASFEADVLKADGAVLVDYWAEWCGPCKMIAPVLDEIAETYKGKLTIAKLNIDENQETPAKHGVRGIPTLMLFKNGNVEATKVGALSKSQLAAFLDANI; this is encoded by the coding sequence ATGAGCAGCGATCTTATCAAACACGTTAGCGACGCTAGCTTCGAAGCTGACGTACTCAAGGCCGACGGTGCTGTACTGGTCGACTACTGGGCTGAGTGGTGCGGCCCATGCAAGATGATCGCTCCGGTTCTGGACGAAATCGCCGAGACCTACAAAGGCAAACTGACCATTGCCAAACTGAACATCGACGAAAACCAGGAAACCCCGGCCAAGCACGGCGTGCGTGGTATTCCGACCCTGATGCTGTTCAAGAACGGCAACGTCGAGGCCACCAAGGTTGGCGCGCTGTCCAAGTCGCAACTGGCTGCATTCCTCGACGCGAACATCTAA
- the rho gene encoding transcription termination factor Rho yields MNLTELKQKPITDLLQLAEEMGIENMARSRKQDVIFSLLKKHAKSGEEISGDGVLEILQDGFGFLRSADASYLAGPDDIYVSPSQIRRFNLRTGDTIVGKIRPPKEGERYFALLKVDTINFDRPENAKNKILFENLTPLFPTVRMKMEAGNGSTEDLTGRVIDLCAPIGKGQRGLIVAPPKAGKTIMLQNIAANIARNNPEVHLIVLLIDERPEEVTEMQRTVRGEVVASTFDEPPTRHVQVAEMVIEKAKRLVEHKKDVVILLDSITRLARAYNTVIPSSGKVLTGGVDAHALEKPKRFFGAARNIEEGGSLTIIATALVETGSKMDEVIYEEFKGTGNMELPLDRRIAEKRVFPAININRSGTRREELLTADDELQRMWILRKLLHPMDEVAAIEFLIDKLKTTKTNDEFFLSMKRK; encoded by the coding sequence ATGAATCTGACTGAACTCAAGCAAAAGCCGATTACCGACCTGCTCCAACTGGCCGAAGAAATGGGCATAGAAAATATGGCCCGTTCGCGCAAGCAGGACGTGATTTTCTCCCTGCTCAAGAAGCACGCGAAAAGCGGCGAGGAAATCTCCGGTGATGGCGTGCTGGAGATTCTCCAGGACGGCTTCGGCTTCCTCCGCTCCGCAGACGCTTCCTATCTCGCCGGCCCAGACGATATCTATGTCTCGCCGAGCCAGATCCGTCGCTTCAACTTGCGCACCGGTGACACCATCGTTGGCAAGATCCGTCCTCCGAAGGAGGGCGAGCGGTATTTCGCCCTGCTCAAGGTCGACACGATCAACTTCGATCGCCCCGAGAACGCGAAAAACAAGATTCTCTTCGAGAACCTGACCCCGCTGTTCCCGACCGTGCGCATGAAGATGGAAGCCGGTAACGGTTCAACCGAAGACTTGACCGGTCGTGTGATCGACCTGTGCGCCCCGATCGGCAAAGGCCAGCGTGGCCTGATCGTCGCGCCGCCGAAAGCCGGTAAAACGATCATGCTGCAGAACATTGCAGCGAACATCGCGCGTAACAATCCTGAAGTTCACCTGATCGTACTGTTGATCGATGAGCGTCCGGAAGAAGTGACCGAGATGCAGCGCACCGTGCGCGGCGAAGTGGTTGCCTCGACGTTCGATGAGCCGCCAACCCGCCACGTGCAGGTTGCCGAAATGGTGATCGAAAAGGCCAAGCGCCTGGTCGAACACAAGAAGGACGTGGTGATCCTGCTCGACTCCATCACCCGTCTGGCCCGTGCCTACAACACTGTGATCCCGAGCTCCGGCAAGGTATTGACCGGTGGTGTCGATGCCCACGCCCTGGAGAAACCGAAACGTTTCTTCGGCGCCGCGCGCAACATCGAAGAAGGCGGCTCGCTGACCATTATCGCCACCGCGCTGGTTGAAACCGGCTCGAAGATGGACGAAGTGATCTACGAAGAGTTCAAGGGTACCGGCAACATGGAGCTGCCCCTGGACCGTCGCATTGCTGAAAAGCGTGTGTTCCCGGCGATCAACATCAACCGCTCCGGCACTCGCCGCGAAGAGTTGCTGACCGCTGACGACGAGCTGCAGCGTATGTGGATCCTGCGCAAGCTGCTGCACCCGATGGACGAAGTGGCTGCCATCGAGTTCCTGATCGACAAGCTGAAAACCACCAAGACCAACGACGAGTTTTTCCTGTCGATGAAACGCAAGTAA
- a CDS encoding amino acid ABC transporter ATP-binding protein has protein sequence MPLLRISALHKYYGDHHVLKGIDLTVEEGQVVAIIGRSGSGKSTLLRTLNGLESINDGVIEVDGEYLDAARADLRSLRQKVGMVFQQFNLFPHLSVGENVMLAPQVVQKVPKAKAAQLARQMLERVGLGEKFDAFPDRLSGGQQQRVAIARALAMSPKVLLCDEITSALDPELVNEVLSVVRQLAKDGMTLIMVTHEMRFAREVGDKLVFMHQGKVHEVGDPKVLFASPQTPELANFIGSVEQPG, from the coding sequence ATGCCTCTGCTTAGAATTTCCGCCCTGCATAAGTATTACGGCGATCATCACGTCCTCAAGGGCATCGACCTGACGGTGGAAGAGGGCCAGGTTGTGGCGATCATCGGCCGTAGCGGCTCGGGCAAGTCCACCTTGCTGCGTACCCTCAATGGCCTGGAGTCGATCAATGACGGTGTGATCGAAGTCGATGGCGAATACCTTGATGCCGCCCGCGCCGACCTGCGCAGCCTGAGGCAGAAAGTCGGCATGGTGTTCCAGCAGTTCAACCTGTTCCCGCACCTGAGCGTCGGCGAAAACGTGATGCTGGCACCGCAAGTGGTGCAAAAAGTGCCCAAGGCCAAAGCGGCACAGTTGGCCAGGCAAATGCTCGAACGCGTTGGGCTGGGCGAGAAGTTCGACGCCTTCCCCGATCGGCTGTCCGGTGGTCAGCAGCAACGAGTCGCCATTGCCCGCGCGCTGGCCATGTCACCCAAGGTGCTGTTGTGCGATGAGATCACCTCGGCCCTGGACCCGGAGTTGGTCAATGAGGTGCTCAGCGTGGTGCGTCAACTGGCCAAGGACGGCATGACGCTGATCATGGTCACCCACGAAATGCGCTTTGCCCGGGAAGTTGGCGACAAGCTGGTGTTCATGCACCAGGGCAAGGTGCATGAAGTCGGCGACCCGAAGGTGCTGTTCGCCAGTCCGCAAACCCCCGAGCTCGCCAACTTCATCGGCTCGGTTGAACAGCCGGGCTGA
- a CDS encoding amino acid ABC transporter permease, with protein sequence MAYQFDFVPVLANTDLLLRGALFTLELTAIGALLGVALGTVGAVVRAWKIQPFAWIFGVYVELIRNTPFLVQLFFIFFGLPSLGLKITEWQAAVLAMVINLGAYSTEIIRAGIQAIPRGQLEAAAALAMTRFEAFRHVVLLPALGKVWPALSSQIIIVMLGSAVCSQIATEELSFAANFIQSRNFRAFETYALTTLVYLCMALMIRQLLNWIGRRFVMRNSR encoded by the coding sequence ATGGCCTATCAATTCGACTTTGTGCCGGTGCTGGCCAATACCGACCTGCTGCTGCGCGGTGCGTTGTTTACCCTTGAACTGACGGCCATCGGCGCCCTCCTTGGGGTTGCACTGGGCACCGTCGGTGCCGTGGTGCGGGCCTGGAAGATTCAGCCGTTTGCATGGATCTTTGGTGTGTATGTCGAATTGATCCGCAACACGCCGTTTCTGGTGCAGTTGTTCTTTATTTTCTTCGGCCTGCCGTCCCTGGGGTTGAAAATCACTGAGTGGCAAGCCGCTGTGCTGGCAATGGTGATCAACCTGGGGGCGTACTCCACCGAGATCATCCGCGCCGGGATCCAGGCCATCCCGCGCGGTCAGTTGGAAGCCGCCGCCGCGCTGGCGATGACGCGCTTCGAAGCGTTCCGTCACGTGGTACTGCTACCGGCGCTGGGCAAGGTGTGGCCGGCCCTGAGCAGCCAGATCATCATCGTGATGCTCGGTTCGGCGGTGTGTTCGCAGATCGCCACCGAAGAATTGAGCTTTGCCGCCAACTTTATCCAGTCGCGTAATTTCCGTGCCTTTGAAACCTATGCCCTGACCACCCTGGTGTACCTGTGCATGGCGCTGATGATTCGCCAACTGCTCAACTGGATCGGCCGGCGGTTTGTGATGAGGAACAGTCGATGA
- a CDS encoding transporter substrate-binding domain-containing protein: protein MTKRYSALLTALFASLMLSQAPAQADGLDDIVARGTLKVAVPQDFPPFGSVGPNMQPRGLDIDTAKLLADQLKVKLELTPVNSTNRIPFLTTGKVDLVISSLGKNPEREKVIDFSKAYAPFYLAVFGPPEAAISTTDDLKGKTISVTRGAIEDIELTAVAPKEATIKRFEDNNSTIAAYLAGQVDLIASGNVVMVAISERNPKRVPALKVKLKDSPVYVGVNKNEPALLQKVNQILVAAKADGSLEKNALQWLKEPLPADL from the coding sequence ATGACCAAGCGCTACAGCGCCCTGCTAACTGCCCTGTTTGCCAGCCTGATGCTGAGCCAGGCACCCGCCCAGGCTGATGGTCTGGACGATATCGTCGCCCGTGGCACCCTCAAGGTCGCCGTGCCCCAGGACTTCCCGCCGTTTGGTTCGGTCGGCCCCAACATGCAGCCACGTGGCCTGGACATCGACACCGCCAAGCTGCTGGCCGACCAGCTCAAGGTCAAGCTGGAACTGACCCCGGTCAACAGCACCAACCGCATTCCGTTCCTTACCACCGGCAAGGTGGACCTGGTGATCTCCAGCCTGGGCAAAAACCCCGAGCGCGAAAAGGTCATTGATTTCTCCAAGGCTTACGCGCCGTTCTACCTCGCGGTGTTCGGCCCACCCGAGGCGGCAATCAGCACCACCGACGACCTCAAGGGCAAGACTATCAGCGTGACCCGCGGCGCCATCGAGGATATCGAGCTGACCGCCGTGGCGCCCAAGGAAGCCACGATCAAGCGCTTTGAGGACAACAACTCAACCATCGCCGCTTACCTTGCCGGCCAGGTCGACCTGATCGCCAGCGGCAACGTGGTCATGGTCGCAATCAGCGAACGCAACCCCAAACGCGTCCCCGCGCTGAAGGTCAAGCTCAAGGATTCGCCGGTGTACGTAGGCGTAAACAAGAACGAGCCGGCGCTGCTGCAGAAGGTCAACCAGATCCTGGTTGCGGCCAAGGCAGACGGCAGCCTGGAAAAAAACGCACTGCAGTGGCTCAAAGAACCGCTGCCTGCTGACCTCTGA